Proteins from a genomic interval of Arachis hypogaea cultivar Tifrunner chromosome 10, arahy.Tifrunner.gnm2.J5K5, whole genome shotgun sequence:
- the LOC140175790 gene encoding uncharacterized protein produces the protein MQRKRVTIGFTEQCLHRDWAQKGRIRVIDMDRDYYLVHFDEEEDYSHVLIGGPWMIAGHYLIVQRWRPFFLMSENHVRKIAAWIRIPNLLIELYNHRFLWRVGFAVGNMLKIDQATSIHLRGRYVKICVEIDLCKKLVPQISVLDNTLNIVYEGLHLIYFSYEKYGHKFEQCSEDGGHKANQPVVEAAGEKEGSTMIREVVATNTGRINLETLENHEHNDEHIVHRTNQEPPYFGPG, from the coding sequence ATGCAAAGAAAGAGAGTAACCATTGGCTTCACCGAACAATGTCTTCATCGAGACTGGGCACAAAAAGGGAGGATTAGGGTTATTGACATGGATCGAGATTATTATCTAGTGCACTTTGATGAGGAGGAAGACTACTCACATGTGCTTATAGGAGGTCCATGGATGATCGCGGGACATTATTTAATTGTTCAAAGGTGGAGGCCCTTTTTTCTAATGTCGGAGAATCATGTGAGGAAGATTGCGGCTTGGATCCGCATTCCCAACCTTTTGATTGAACTGTACAACCACCGTTTCTTATGGAGGGTTGGGTTTGCCGTTGGGAATATGTTGAAAATTGATCAAGCTACTTCTATACATTTAAGAGGGAGATATGTGAAGATTTGTGTCGAGATCGATTTGTGTAAGAAACTAGTTCCCCAAATCTCTGTCTTGGACAACACTCTTAATATTGTGTACGAAGGTCTTCATCTCATATATTTCTCCTATGAAAAATATGGTCATAAGTTTGAACAGTGTAGTGAAGATGGCGGGCATAAGGCTAATCAACCGGTGGTGGAGGCGGCCGGAGAAAAGGAGGGATCAACAATGATAAGGGAAGTGGTTGCGACCAACACGGGAAGGATAAATCTGGAAACTCTGGAGAATCATGAACACAATGATGAGCATATCGTGCATCGGACAAATCAGGAACCTCCTTATTTTGGCCCTGGATGA
- the LOC112717161 gene encoding uncharacterized protein isoform X2, producing MANKASFADQQMQVQENVHSQIKAFCTFMDEILLPNKKMVNDFSELSRQTNTLPHRSGLSFAVGRSNTPINPDVPQTRPLSQAEVSQKLKNQLGFTLDVKSSQIPHKDAGQGLFLDGAADVGAVIAFYPGVVYSPAFYRYIPGYPKVDAQNPYLITRYDGNVINAQPWGSGGEVREPWSGRIMGEIKPNVKGAEKGSEKFWKLLSKPLEGNKLGSKNEILERRNPLALAHFANHPPKGVQPNVMICPYDFPLTEDNMRVYIPNVMFGNGEVNMRRFGSFWFKSGVSRKSASSTNAATLKTLVLVATRALEDEEVLLNYRLSNTKGRPQWYAPVDEEEDRRRWS from the exons ATGGCCAATAAAGCCTCTTTTGCTGATCAACAGATGCAAGTTCAAGAAAATGTTCATTCACAAATCAAAGCATTTTGCACCTTCATGGATGAAATTCTTCTgccaaacaaaaagatggtgaatgaTTTCTCTGAATTATCTCGGCAAACGAATACTTTGCCTCATCGAAGTGGGCTTAGTTTTGCTGTGGGTAGGAGCAATACACCTATCAATCCCG ACGTCCCTCAGACAAGGCCATTAAGCCAAGCAGAAGTTTCtcagaaattaaaaaatcaaCTTGGCTTCACACTTGATGTTAAATCTTCTCAAATACCCCACAAGGATGCTGGCCAGGGTCTATTCTTAGATGGCGCAGCAGATGTTGGTGCTGTAATTGCCTTCTATCCTGGGGTGGTCTATTCTCCAGCTTTCTATCGGTATATTCCCGGATACCCCAAGGTTGATGCACAGAATCCCTATTTGATTACTAGATACGATGGGAATGTCATCAATGCCCAACCTTGGGGCTCTGGAGGTGAAGTGCGAGAACCATGGAGTGGTAGAATAATGGGCGAAATCAAACCCAATGTGAAAGGAGCCGAGAAAGGCTCAGAGAAGTTCTGGAAACTTCTTAGTAAGCCTTTAGAAGGCAACAAACTTGGATCCAAGAATGAAATACTTGAGCGTAGAAACCCTTTAGCTTTAGCTCATTTTGCAAATCACCCTCCAAAAGGGGTGCAACCAAATGTCATGATTTGCCCTTATGACTTCCCATTAACCGAAGACAACATGAGAGTTTACATCCCAAATGTTATGTTTGGAAACGGTGAAGTGAACATGAGGAGATTTGGCAGCTTTTGGTTCAAATCTGGGGTGTCTAGAAAAAGTGCATCATCAACAAATGCTGCGACACTGAAAACTCTTGTTTTGGTAGCTACTAGAGCTCTTGAAGATGAGGAAGTCCTCCTCAACTACAGGCTCAGCAACACCAAAGGGAGACCACAATGGTATGCTCCAGTAGATGAAGAAGAGGACAGGAGAAGATGGAGCTAA
- the LOC112717161 gene encoding uncharacterized protein isoform X1: MALFFKKFTEGAKILAKRPSFSKDPRQLQFQADINRLFLYSSYNQLGKSADEANVEEIIEMANKASFADQQMQVQENVHSQIKAFCTFMDEILLPNKKMVNDFSELSRQTNTLPHRSGLSFAVGRSNTPINPDVPQTRPLSQAEVSQKLKNQLGFTLDVKSSQIPHKDAGQGLFLDGAADVGAVIAFYPGVVYSPAFYRYIPGYPKVDAQNPYLITRYDGNVINAQPWGSGGEVREPWSGRIMGEIKPNVKGAEKGSEKFWKLLSKPLEGNKLGSKNEILERRNPLALAHFANHPPKGVQPNVMICPYDFPLTEDNMRVYIPNVMFGNGEVNMRRFGSFWFKSGVSRKSASSTNAATLKTLVLVATRALEDEEVLLNYRLSNTKGRPQWYAPVDEEEDRRRWS; encoded by the exons ATGGCTCTTTTTTTCAAGAAATTCACCGAG GGCGCCAAAATCCTTGCAAAACGCCCTTCTTTTTCTAAGGATCCAAGACAACTACAATTTCAAGCTGACATTAACCGCTTGTTCCTTTATTCCAG CTACAATCAGTTGGGGAAGAGTGCAGATGAAGCAAATGTCGAAGAAATTATTGAAATGGCCAATAAAGCCTCTTTTGCTGATCAACAGATGCAAGTTCAAGAAAATGTTCATTCACAAATCAAAGCATTTTGCACCTTCATGGATGAAATTCTTCTgccaaacaaaaagatggtgaatgaTTTCTCTGAATTATCTCGGCAAACGAATACTTTGCCTCATCGAAGTGGGCTTAGTTTTGCTGTGGGTAGGAGCAATACACCTATCAATCCCG ACGTCCCTCAGACAAGGCCATTAAGCCAAGCAGAAGTTTCtcagaaattaaaaaatcaaCTTGGCTTCACACTTGATGTTAAATCTTCTCAAATACCCCACAAGGATGCTGGCCAGGGTCTATTCTTAGATGGCGCAGCAGATGTTGGTGCTGTAATTGCCTTCTATCCTGGGGTGGTCTATTCTCCAGCTTTCTATCGGTATATTCCCGGATACCCCAAGGTTGATGCACAGAATCCCTATTTGATTACTAGATACGATGGGAATGTCATCAATGCCCAACCTTGGGGCTCTGGAGGTGAAGTGCGAGAACCATGGAGTGGTAGAATAATGGGCGAAATCAAACCCAATGTGAAAGGAGCCGAGAAAGGCTCAGAGAAGTTCTGGAAACTTCTTAGTAAGCCTTTAGAAGGCAACAAACTTGGATCCAAGAATGAAATACTTGAGCGTAGAAACCCTTTAGCTTTAGCTCATTTTGCAAATCACCCTCCAAAAGGGGTGCAACCAAATGTCATGATTTGCCCTTATGACTTCCCATTAACCGAAGACAACATGAGAGTTTACATCCCAAATGTTATGTTTGGAAACGGTGAAGTGAACATGAGGAGATTTGGCAGCTTTTGGTTCAAATCTGGGGTGTCTAGAAAAAGTGCATCATCAACAAATGCTGCGACACTGAAAACTCTTGTTTTGGTAGCTACTAGAGCTCTTGAAGATGAGGAAGTCCTCCTCAACTACAGGCTCAGCAACACCAAAGGGAGACCACAATGGTATGCTCCAGTAGATGAAGAAGAGGACAGGAGAAGATGGAGCTAA